One segment of Platichthys flesus chromosome 15, fPlaFle2.1, whole genome shotgun sequence DNA contains the following:
- the si:dkey-175g6.2 gene encoding GRB10-interacting GYF protein 2, translating to MVMTCHHAPSTAHLILLVLLIVTPQLAGTAPVRGEGGEGGEGGVEGRTRTDHKEDSLAPFLSPPTQSLSSLDNGSLDQDPGHDSQSDKVMDPVQVLAVLLEALDHPGESGIQASRDWGEDQSQELASIEGLEGGEIRRGGQTVGDRGVEEERERRRADKAIEQLIVGHLTAAQGDDLQERGEEEDENTRSEEDAGWSVEDVRPDSESEEERKDEKEGLEEGKDLESLLVKARLSSTSQGDESSLQRKIRGYFQNIDLGLQDNEILPPLKGYKAYNTQLARAGKKQHWQENQASNRPAKGGNFMDDFEDEGEELEEEVEEEEESLSHMQEEARARAEKQEVLRQQEEAERAREEEQRLADIASDMLLQYMGRKQQSYMKPREKSSFGAVGNTAEDKRSEEVLPDEDDLDQQMIDRLIEISSKLHLPADDVIEIISDVEEKKKKRKELQQQPTNSNPVAPRFRPLVPPPLAAPPIYHYTASKNPKKNPYKYNKSNKKWHKDKVKSYKQEYWYKPQKQLDYWYKPQKQFLAFPSYPYYQKPYRAYYPVYFPYPKAQYYGKPSPSRDQPFGPQELDLQPPRRRHRAGGKNRGQGWRQQPPPRLPLTPYISNYILPHPRTYQSLPPPKPVTTPRRGRRPPYYYPQITPGDDYEEDGLVPQLDSEEELENFIERIYMKRRMY from the coding sequence ATGGTCATGACCTGTCATCACGCCCCTTCCACAGCCCACCTCATCCTATTGGTCCTGCTCATTGTCACTCCACAGCTGGCTGGCACCGCCCCTGTGCGGGGTGAGGGAGGCGAGGGAGGcgagggaggggtggaggggcgCACCCGGACAGACCACAAAGAGGACAGCCTCGCCCCCTTTCTCTCGCCCCCAACCCAGAGTCTCTCCAGCCTCGACAACGGGTCCCTGGACCAGGACCCGGGTCATGATAGCCAGTCAGATAAGGTGATGGACCCTGTGCAGGTGCTCGCCGTTCTTCTGGAGGCCCTGGACCACCCAGGGGAGAGTGGAATCCAGGCGAGCAGAGACTGGGGAGAGGATCAGAGTCAGGAGCTGGCCTCCATCGAAGGGTTGGAGGGTGGTGAGataaggagaggaggacagacagtgggagacaggggggtggaggaggagagagagcggcgaAGGGCTGATAAGGCTATTGAACAGCTAATTGTGGGCCATTTGACAGCTGCTCAGGGTGATGACTTACAggaaaggggggaggaggaggatgaaaacaCAAGGTCAGAGGAGGATGCAGGGTGGTCTGTGGAGGATGTGAGACCTGATAGTGAAagtgaggaggaaaggaaagatgAAAAGGAGGGGCTGGAGGAAGGGAAGGATTTAGAAAGTCTCTTAGTCAAAGCCAGGCTGAGTTCCACGTCACAAGGAGATGAATCCTCTCTGCAGCGCAAAATAAGAGGCTACTTCCAAAATATTGACTTGGGCCTCCAAGATAACGAGATCCTGCCTCCACTGAAGGGCTACAAGGCATATAACACTCAGCTGGCACGAGCCGGGAAGAAGCAGCACTGGCAGGAGAACCAGGCCAGCAACCGACCCGCCAAGGGGGGCAACTTCATGGACGACTTTgaggatgagggagaggagctggaggaggaggttgaggaagaagaggagagccTCTCCCACATGCAGGAGGAGGCGAGAGCACGtgcagagaagcaggaggtgctccgacagcaggaggaggcggagcgagcaagagaagaggagcagaggctggCAGACATCGCCTCTGACATGCTGCTGCAGTACATGGGAAGGAAGCAGCAGTCCTACATGAAGCCCCGTGAGAAAAGCAGCTTCGGGGCTGTGGGAAACACAGCTGAGGACAAGCGCTCCGAGGAGGTCCTCCCAGATGAAGACGACCTAGACCAGCAAATGATTGACAGGCTAATTGAGATCAGCAGCAAGCTGCACCTGCCCGCTGATGACGTGATTGAGATTATTAGTGAcgtggaggagaaaaagaagaaaagaaaagagctgcAACAGCAGCCAACCAACAGCAACCCTGTCGCCCCCCGCTTCAGGCCTCTGGTACCTCCTCCTCTGGCAGCTCCCCCTATCTACCACTACACAGCCTCAAAAAACCCCAAGAAGAACCCCTATAAGTACAACAAATCCAACAAGAAATGGCACAAGGACAAAGTCAAGTCATACAAACAGGAATATTGGTATAAGCCTCAGAAGCAGCTTGATTATTGGTACAAACCCCAGAAACAGTTTTTAGCCTTCCCTTCCTATCCATACTACCAGAAGCCATATCGAGCCTACTACCCTGTTTATTTCCCATACCCCAAAGCACAATATTATGGCAAGCCCTCCCCCTCCAGAGACCAGCCCTTCGGCCCTCAGGAACTTGACCTCCAGCCCCCAAGGCGCAGGCACAGGGCCGGGGGTAAGAACCGTGGACAGGGCTGGAGGCAGCAGCCACCACCACGCCTGCCTCTCACCCCTTACATCTCTAACTACATCCTTCCTCACCCACGGACCTACCAATCCTTACCTCCCCCCAAACCAGTTACCACGCCAAGGAGAGGCAGGCGTCCCCCGTACTACTATCCACAGATCACCCCAGGAGACGACTATGAGGAAGACGGGCTTGTGCCTCAGCtggacagtgaggaggagctggagaactTTATTGAGAGGATCTACATGAAGCGCAGAATGTATTGA